In Paenibacillus hexagrammi, the following are encoded in one genomic region:
- a CDS encoding glycosyltransferase family 4 protein, protein MKILIVAPEQIPVPPLKGGSVEICIYAIARELAKHHQVTVISRTHPRYSQVTKRGALTIKRVASGSSDIYLKSVLRAIKGTSYDWIQVDNRPRYAALIKRKAGKTPVSLFLHSLTFVQQPHASRSNAAEWLAEVDRIIANSASLKKRLSAMFPTSRHKIKRVYLGTDVSRFRPASAAEKAKIRREMDVNGGFQVLFAGRIIRRKGIPVLIKAMHMARKQVPGAKLLIAGSEHRKGYKAQLRREAKRLSVPLRFLGNVPHGKVHHIYWLADCFVCPSQKHEAFGLVNVEAMASGLPVIASANGGIKEIIKHGRSGIAVKAYRRPQAFAKSIVAVAHNRAWAGKLARQARIDAVKRFSWQATARTLAACYRKKREGSS, encoded by the coding sequence GTGAAGATTCTTATTGTAGCTCCTGAACAAATTCCGGTGCCGCCCCTCAAGGGAGGCTCGGTGGAGATATGCATCTACGCTATCGCCCGCGAGTTGGCGAAGCACCATCAGGTGACGGTCATCAGCAGGACTCATCCCCGATACTCACAGGTGACAAAACGGGGGGCTTTGACCATCAAGCGGGTGGCAAGCGGCTCATCCGATATCTACCTAAAGTCCGTTCTTCGGGCGATAAAGGGGACATCCTACGACTGGATTCAAGTCGATAATCGTCCCCGATACGCTGCTCTGATTAAACGAAAAGCCGGAAAAACACCGGTCTCCCTGTTTCTTCATTCATTAACGTTCGTCCAGCAACCTCACGCATCTCGAAGCAATGCCGCCGAATGGCTGGCTGAGGTAGACAGGATCATCGCAAACAGCGCTTCTTTGAAAAAGAGGCTGAGCGCGATGTTTCCGACTTCGCGTCACAAAATAAAGCGAGTATATCTTGGTACGGATGTATCCAGATTCAGGCCGGCTAGTGCTGCTGAGAAAGCCAAAATTCGCCGGGAAATGGACGTAAACGGAGGATTTCAGGTACTCTTTGCAGGGCGGATTATTCGAAGAAAAGGAATTCCGGTATTAATTAAAGCCATGCATATGGCAAGAAAGCAGGTTCCCGGAGCGAAGCTCCTGATTGCCGGGTCAGAGCATAGGAAGGGCTATAAGGCTCAATTGAGAAGAGAGGCCAAGAGGCTTTCTGTGCCGCTTCGATTCTTAGGGAATGTGCCCCACGGTAAGGTGCACCACATCTATTGGCTGGCGGATTGCTTCGTATGTCCATCCCAGAAGCATGAAGCGTTCGGGCTTGTCAATGTGGAAGCTATGGCATCCGGCCTGCCTGTCATCGCTTCGGCTAATGGAGGCATCAAGGAAATTATCAAGCATGGGCGCAGCGGAATCGCTGTAAAAGCTTATCGGAGGCCGCAAGCTTTTGCCAAAAGTATTGTAGCTGTTGCACATAACCGGGCATGGGCCGGGAAACTAGCCAGGCAGGCTCGGATCGATGCGGTTAAGCGGTTCAGCTGGCAAGCGACAGCACGCACGCTCGCTGCATGTTACAGGAAGAAGCGGGAGGGTTCTTCATGA
- a CDS encoding YheC/YheD family protein — protein MSKILRRHINSKWAKTKAIQTASRLETYIPLTKRMTYRTLKQMLHKHRMVYIKPDSGMFGNGVMRVEWHKGRQDQSYFYQEGETPRSFGRFVDMYRSIRKLIGKRRYLVQRGIELLTYKGNRFDIRVMVQQSPVQEWETTGIIGRVAHPRKIVTNFHNGGALKDPGLLLQGYMADRESKKLMHRLQLIGLHAAKAMQSRFKGVNEIGVDVAIDHKLHPWILEVNTSPDPYIFRRLRDKRVYAKVMQYAKSNGRVKPKNR, from the coding sequence ATGAGCAAGATTTTACGCAGGCATATTAACAGCAAATGGGCCAAAACCAAGGCTATTCAAACCGCAAGCAGGTTGGAAACCTATATCCCTCTCACAAAGCGGATGACCTACCGGACACTCAAACAGATGCTTCATAAGCATCGAATGGTTTACATCAAGCCGGACAGCGGTATGTTCGGTAATGGTGTCATGCGTGTGGAATGGCATAAGGGTCGGCAGGACCAATCTTACTTCTATCAGGAAGGCGAGACGCCAAGAAGCTTTGGGCGTTTTGTCGATATGTATAGATCTATTCGTAAATTGATCGGTAAGCGCCGTTATTTGGTTCAAAGAGGGATCGAGCTGCTGACCTACAAGGGAAATCGCTTTGATATCCGGGTGATGGTTCAACAGAGTCCTGTACAGGAGTGGGAAACTACGGGAATTATTGGTCGGGTAGCGCACCCTCGCAAGATTGTAACGAACTTTCATAACGGAGGAGCTCTCAAGGACCCGGGGCTGCTGCTGCAGGGATATATGGCGGATAGAGAGAGTAAAAAGCTGATGCATAGGCTCCAATTGATAGGACTGCACGCTGCAAAGGCCATGCAGTCCCGATTTAAGGGAGTGAATGAAATTGGTGTGGATGTGGCGATTGATCATAAGCTTCATCCATGGATATTAGAGGTGAACACGTCACCTGACCCGTATATCTTTCGGAGACTGAGAGATAAGCGCGTCTATGCCAAGGTGATGCAGTATGCCAAATCGAACGGAAGAGTAAAGCCTAAAAACCGGTGA